In a genomic window of Sporosarcina trichiuri:
- the yidD gene encoding membrane protein insertion efficiency factor YidD, which yields MKQIIVTLIRFYQKWISPLSPPTCRFHPTCSHYGVEAVETHGAVKGIFLTIIRISKCHPLHKGGFDPVPPKKEKAR from the coding sequence ATGAAGCAGATCATCGTGACGCTGATCCGTTTCTATCAGAAATGGATTTCCCCCCTGTCGCCGCCGACATGCCGCTTTCATCCGACCTGCTCTCATTACGGTGTCGAAGCAGTGGAAACGCACGGCGCTGTCAAAGGAATCTTCCTGACCATTATCCGCATCTCGAAATGCCATCCGCTGCACAAAGGCGGATTCGATCCCGTGCCTCCTAAGAAAGAGAAGGCCCGATAA
- a CDS encoding Dps family protein: MSADLLKELNTQVSTWSVMYAKLHNYHWYVKGHQFFTLHAKFEELYNEATQHMDDIAERVLTLGGEPTATLKQHLSDAVISEASGDEKAEQMVATLVSDFDAIMKSLKKGMELSVDEGDVMTEDLLNAVYQSIEKHQWMLNAFLGEDNK; the protein is encoded by the coding sequence ATGTCTGCAGATTTACTGAAGGAATTGAACACACAAGTTTCCACTTGGTCGGTCATGTATGCGAAACTGCATAATTACCATTGGTATGTGAAGGGGCACCAGTTCTTCACTCTGCATGCCAAATTCGAGGAACTGTACAACGAAGCGACACAGCACATGGATGATATAGCGGAACGTGTGCTGACGCTCGGCGGTGAGCCGACAGCAACATTGAAACAGCATCTTTCGGATGCGGTGATCAGCGAAGCATCCGGTGACGAAAAGGCGGAGCAGATGGTGGCGACACTCGTGTCTGACTTTGATGCGATCATGAAATCCCTGAAGAAAGGGATGGAACTGTCGGTTGATGAAGGGGACGTCATGACAGAAGATCTCCTCAATGCTGTGTACCAGAGCATCGAGAAGCACCAGTGGATGCTGAACGCGTTCCTCGGTGAAGACAACAAATAA